TGCAGCAGTAAAGCAAGGTTATCTACAGCACCCTGGCTGTCAAAGTATGCACGCTAATGTCAGATTGTAACATTGTTGAAATGTGAATGCAGGATCAGAAAtgaaattattaatataatgcAGAGGAAAAATGCTCCCATTATGAACGTTTTGAGGCTTTTTTGTTTGGAATATTATTCTATTCATGGTTAaacattgttgtgcattaaatatGAGGTGATTAAAGAATTAAAGAATTGTGCTAATTGAAATGCACCCACATAGCAAAGCACTAAAAATAACCAAACTACCTTAACAACCGCATAGCAACGACCTGCCACCCACAACAGCCGTGCAGCCATGTTTTCTATACGATCAAGCGGCGCTCATATTTTCCTCTGCAAATCTAGTCAAATCTGGTCTCCTTTTCTTCATAGCAGAGACTTGAGTCTGGGACACCGCTGACCAAGCATTACGGATAAATAAATTGTGCGTCATAGCGGTTTTAGGTGAATGCTCTTGCAAATGAATAACGCACAATGAGTTCCAGGCCGTGGAATGCCTGATTGCCATCGCTGATGAGTGTACCGCCTGACCTCTGAATTCGTTCGCCTTCGGTTTCGTTTGTCAGCTGCAACCATCATTTGACTTTATCATGTGGGTTCCTTCTGTGCCGCAGAGGCCTTCTGTCTGCTTCTGTCATTAAATGCTGGCCCGCCAACAGGAACGTCGAGAAGCCAAGCATTAGATTGAACGTCTTGTTTAGTTAAGCTCTGCAGCCTTCTCCGAAACAAACCCCTTCATGCGATAATTTCATTTAACTCCTAAAAATCATATTCACACTTAATTCTTTCTAACTCTTTGGCCCGGTTGCACAGACAAggatagtcccagactaaaatgaatgtgtgacctgtcttaactgaatataacttgcccagaaatatcttaaaatatattagtgccattgttttgtctcaagatgcacaccagtagtgtattcttctaaggcatttttataaaagcgacttacagtaaatatcttaattcaactaaggcacagtcctggtttaagctaagccgtgtctgtgaaaccgggcctttatTTTGTAACTCTCTTAAATCAACACAAGCTAATTTATCCTGTAGTTCATAAACCACATCATGTGACACTTCAATCCAGGATTTTATTTCTGGTTTGTGTTGAATCTCAGCATGTTGCTATGCGGATGCTGGAGGTAGGTGGTTTCTAGGGTGTTGCCAGGTTGTGTTCTGGTCTGTGCCTACTAGCCCAAATCTGTATTTTGGTTTCTAGACGTTCTTCTCCTGAAATGCATATTGATCGGATTTATTTGCCGTTCGATCGTCCGCATCTGTTCATAAGATTTTATTTATAGTCGGTAGCATAAACAGCGTGAGAAACGTTACAAGGCGAAGTTTAATACTTAAGAGGGCTTTGTTCAAATCActgaggtccagtgtatgaaatttagcaccatctagcggtgaggttgcaaattgcaaccaacggctcacccctccctttcgaaagcACTATGGCGGATGaaacaggactaagatgttgtcacgttttcgcttctttgccaaaggagataatgtatttatgaaacagactctgtagagcagtttgtctgtttagggccactgtagaaacaacatggcggatTCCATGCAAGGGCACCCACGGtttatgtaaatagaaatagctcattctaaggtaataaaaacataacgctttagtatgtaaggtctttatcaacctctgaagacatagttatgtatattataatgcatttctgtcaagatcctccaaaaaatgactcACAGAACCTTTGGGTATGAAACATAGCATTCCATTTTGCTAATGGTCTTATCAGACGGCGCTAACAAAGCAAGTATGTAAGTGCACGCATACTTGTCATAGATTTATAGACCTCCACTCTGAGGTACTGTAGAGGGGTCGGTGAAATTTTCCTGTTGGGAGCACATATGATGGCGGTCGATATTCATCTCCTTTGAATAACCTTCCAGCAAAACAGCAAGCAATTTCTGGGTGCagcaaagacagagagagagtgaatgtTACATTTATGAGGCCAGCTATGTGTATACAAAGAGGTTCTTGTGCAGTCGTGGTGGGGGTAGAGCAGGCCTGATGAGCTTCATAATCCAGATATGAGATACGGGATGAAAATGGAgccaatgtttttgttttgattttcctGGGCCAGATAAGACGGATCTCTCACAAAACAATTAGACGCTGcttgttttgctttttaatgTTTGGACATGGTGAAATTGCTCGCATAATCAAACAAGCCTAAACAAACATGCTCTGTACAACGGTGTTCAGGAAGACGCTAAtagagaaaaaataaatcaataactcTAAAGTTCAGCTGGGGGTATTTTTGGGGAATGGCTTGACGTGCAGCAGaactgaaaacaattgaaaacaGACATGAGCCTCTCTGAACTCCTTTGGAAAACTGTAGAGGGTTGCATCTTCCATGTGAAATGAAAATCACATGGCACATGTTCTGTTTTGACAACAGCAGTGATAGCATCCAAAAAATACACAGTGTAGCATTCCTAACTTACATTAATCACTTTCACAGTGTATGAGCTCCACCTGATCCCATCAGATCCAGTTGCACATACTTTTAAAACAGTGCAAAATATTAATTATCTGCTGTCTTAAGAGAAATATTTCAATGTGTAAAAAGTATGGTTATCTGTCAGTGTAAGAGAAattcttatttcttttttagaaCAACtaaaatttgcatttttggagTTAGATGTGGATTTGTGTGTATTGGGTTCCGTCATATATCATCTTATGAAGCTGAATCATCCTTGTTGGTCTTCACACATTTAACCTACCTCATCTATCAACCAATCAAATATGACCTCTGAAACTTGTCACCCCGCTGCCAATTGAAAGTACTTGAGTGACCCCTAgtgttaataaaatatattgctctttttaaatattttgtgtcgGCCGTTTTGTGGTTCTTTCAGATGTTATGCCAACATTTAGATGAAATATAACGTAAATTTTGCACGTGCACTATATTCGTATATAAATCATTAGAATTTTAcgaaatgttttgaaaaaatgGTAGCCATTTTGTTGTTAGCTTTCCgtaaaatgatgacaaatgtAATTATGATAGTTGTGAATAATTATGATGACTGAATGCATAAAAAAGTTTACGGAAAAAAGTGTGCCAAATTTGAACAAAGGCTTAAAAAACCTCGTGAAAATACGAGTGACGTCATATGTCACTGAGCAAGAGCAGGTGCGTCATCTAGTGGAAATACTGTGCAGTACATAGCTGCAGTGCAGAACTCTTTTCTTTTGAAATGAGAGGtgagataaagaaaaacaaaacaaagatcgATCTATCATTATTATTGCATGCAGGGCTGGGCAGTATTTAtgatacatgtatttaaaatacgtattttaaatacaaaatagtattttgtaCTTTGTATTTGATTGGGTTGATGGAAATGGCTTCATATTTTGTATCAAAATACTTCAGTGTTTGTATGTCGTTtcaaaatactgcaaaatactttGTAAGAAGTCTACGTGATGACATCATAAAAATGCGGCCTCTGATTGGTGCCTACTCGGTAGTTTGCGCGGACTTGTGCTCAAGGTAAGAAACGTGCAGGCTGCAAGATTTCCATCGTCTATTGCATATATTGCTttaatttttaagagtttatgtTAAGTTTTGGTCTTCGTGTTAGTAGCCTAGGCTAAATACTATTATACCGAGCAGCAGCCCTATGTTAGCTTGCTACTTTCAGCCTATGTTATGTTCGTCGGTTGTgcaaggaaaaaaataaaaataacgcaTTTCAGTGTTGTACAACATTACATTCTATGGTTGGAATTGGATTAATACTCCTTGAGAAGTTCTGTTGATACTTCTTGATTATATTTCTggctacatttaaaaatatatattatttttgctACAATATTTGTTTTCAGCTCCCAATGATTGATACATAAATatttactgaataaatatgcttATTGAATATTGTACCCTTATTCAAGTAGCTGCTGTTTAATAGGAGCATGATTTTTCATACCATTGCATGAACGACTGCCTGTCACATATtattatatgtttattattatttatgatctAATGGTTAATTAATGAGAAACTGGTTGCTATGAATACAGGgaccgtttcagaaaggaggtttagtgaaaactctgagtacattaaccctgaaatgagggaaactctgggttttccatgtcaaacccgagaaagcggggtaactcaagcccgtttctaaaagagaggtatcttatactcggagtcagtaaccatagtaacttactctgtgaacctaacctggtcgggagcaggttttctttggtaaacccagagtttctccccccttttaaagcgcaagtgcattcattcattaatacagtcattcatggcatacattttgatcacacagagaccatctcagacTAAATTgtcctgtatgtgaagaggctCTCATTAATTCATATggatgttctttgatttcaggagaggaatttaggacccgagtggaattttgtcatttccctgtgcatttttattaaaactgtaccatttttctccacagtgaattagatgtatcaaaatatatctcatccatccttacatcaataacatcagccatcgtggCCGTGTATTACATAAGAGCATATTCTTTCCCTTACATGTTCTCACAAATGgtagttttctatggaggatgagaaattacttaataaagtgtgtaaataaagtgcctgaataaagaaatgaataaatgcagtgataaaggtaataaacaattaatttagacgTGCATCCATTCCTACCCAAAACTGCTccgagcagggttcgaaccgttgttgtttcattcatttactgattcatttgtttgtttattggtacatttatctttttatcaatttaaacttaagtcatttaaacattaaagccCATTAAttaatccactgtatgcagagcggaaagtgttcctcgctctcaagcgctttctgccgccatgttgcttttttttggtgccgttgccatggtgaatcgtaatattggagctccattgatcatggcttgttGTAGTTGTGGTGCAAGCGCTTAACTCAAGGTTAGTCTACCCAGAGTCGATAGAACttactcaaatcagctgttctgaaaccaaaaactcaaagtttcgcatCTCGGTTTTAAagaactcagagttcacattttaactcggtgttggttgtattaaacatagcatttaaattaatataactatattcgtataaaaacaaactttaatataaaaagcattttaaagtaatgaggtatacatattatattttgatcttattgtaaacctatataaataatttaaattcagttgattctgtattgatatagtcagtagctgccttctcaaactttcactccagcagtgtttattcctgccttgtaaatgtgttAGTTTATTTTGATACATGGTGTGGCCGCTGTAGTTTATTTTGATACACTTAAAAGTatttggtattttattttaaaatacattttgcccAGCCCTGATTGCATGtcagtaatgtttttctttttttaatctggAAATTTGGGGAAAGGGTTTAACTGacatgaaaattgtgtcatggCAATAGTCCTAAAATAGTCTGCATTTTCTTGATAAAATTTCCTTTCTTATTTCTTTTAGTTTAGGGTAAAACGACCAACACAATTTACTGGACATGAGGAACATTCTACTGAATGATGGGAAGACAAATAAAGAAGGTAACTCTGCAAGATATGTTTTAACCACAAACAGCTTTTCCAAACCTAACCCAGTTGCCAAGGCAACCCTTGGCTTTTGTTAATACCTGGAATGCATGTTTGTCTTTGATTGcccaaacaaaagaaagaaccTCCCTGAATTTACCCAATTGTTTCAACAAGCACACCCATCTTTAAGACACATAGAGAGAGAGCCCTATAAACCTTCCTGAAGCACCAATATTGTCAGACAAGAATGCCACAGCATGCTATAGAAGATAATCCTGTCTTTTATTAAAGTGTGATCACAGATCATTTCTTATTATGATCAGACCACATGTTTGTATAGCTACAGGTACGCCCTCTTTTCAAGCATAGGGGAGGATTTACAGGGCCGTGAGAGCTTTTTTACGATCTCCACACCGGAATTCCTGCTTGTCTTCCTTCTACCTGTGTGACATCAACTACACAAAACAGGTACACTCTTTCATTTCAGTTCCATGTGTTCTCTTTTTTTAGTGTCTTTACTTTTAAAGTTACTGTATTTGAGGTTGGTTTGAGTAATTGCACTTGTACAAATATGTATAGATACATTTACGTAGCTGACAAGATCAGTTTTCCTAGGCCAAATGAAAGTAGTTGGACCTGTCAAGCTGCAAAGCGAGCCAACTTAGTGcacatatattttttgttaaagaTAAGCAAGTTTCTACTTGGATTTTTGTTATAGATTTAAATAAGTAACTTTACGTCATTAACAGACTGGTAAAAACCACAGGCCTGCATACATTTTGTTACATGTTGTTAACATATATGAACATATGGTTGTTCAGTATAGATTGTAGCTATACTGATTTAAAtatctctatatatatatatatatttttactcgTGTGAAGCTTTTCTACATTTTAATTGGATGCACACaggaaaaaaaataaatgcaaatactaAATGCATCCATAGCCACTTTATGTGAAAGAATTTTTCATTCCATTTGTGTATTTATCGttactgttaaaaaaacattaatgtaatgcaataataatgatagatcgatctttcttttgtttttctttatcttacCCCTCATTTCAAAAGAAAAGTGTACTGCACCTATGTACTGCACAGTATGTCCACTAGATGACGCATTCCGTTAAACTAAACCTTATTGTTAGGATGTTATGATGTAATATCGGTTCTGATCATGGCTCCCCTTTGGGTCAATATTGAAACAGTGGATGTGGTGGTTAAGTATGAGTCATCAGCATATTATAGTTTCACATTCTCTGTTTGGACAGCCCACAGGGAGCATCATGTGAGCATGTCATGCACTTCCAGGGGAAGAAAAATATCATGACTTGCAGAACCAACACTGTTTTATCAACAGCCTGGCTTTTTGTTTAtctttatttatacagtatcttattgcTTGATTATTAGTTGTAAGTTGTAACAGTATTTCTCTTTTCTCTCCGCCTGGCTTTCAGAGATCATGAATGTGAGTACAACTTAGTCCTCAATAAATACAGATACCTAGTTTAATACAAGAAATgacatgttatattttatttgatgttcCATTGCAGCCACCCAATCCTGCCTGGCCCGGTCAACCACCAAATCCCGCCTGGCCCGGTCAACCACCAAATCCCGCTTGGCCTGGCCAACCGGCCAATCCCGCCTGGCCCGGCCAACCAGCCATGTCCGCCTGGCCCGGTCAGCCAAACCAACCAGCTCAAGCAACATGGCCTGGTCAGCCCGGACAGCCTGGAGCTCCAGGGTGGCCTGGACCTGTTCCACAAACAGCTCCTTACGGTGTTCCTGAGCCTCCAAAACCACTGGTGAgatgtttttactatttttggaTTTGCAGAATGGCCATTCGTTTGTTCTTTGCTTATACAGTACGTTGACTCTTCATTGTTTCTTTCCAAGACTGTGCCATATGAATTGCCTCTAGTCAATGGAGCACATAACAAAATGCTTGTCACCATTAATGGAGAAGTACAGCCCAATGCTAAACTGTAAGTACAAAGACACACCCTACAGACCACACAATTATCTTAATTATACATGCTTGAAAAAAACGGATTATCGACATTCAATTGTTTATTCTTTGCAACGTGATGTCCTCGTGTATTAATCCATCTGTGTATTGTTTTTACTCTGATTAGTATCACTATTGATATGAAGAAAGGCAACGACATTGCACTTCATTTAAACCCTCGCTTTGATGAACGTGGGAAGCAAGTGATTGTGAGAAACAGCTTAATCGGAAATGGTTGGGGACGAGAAGAGAGACAAATCCCATCATTTCCTTTTGTTAAAGGAAAGCCTTTTGAGGTGAGACATCGGACCAAATCGTTGTTTTCATCATTACAGCTCTATTTCGATCAAATTAAAGTTGTGAAAAACATTTGCTCTTATTGTTAGAGGGGTAAGAGAGTGTAATAGTTATTTTTGATCAAACATAAGTCAGtgaatacatttgttttgaaaatgggTTACAGAATGTCAGATATGTAAAAAAGTTGGAATATTATGCACTTGACTTTCTGCTCTGTCGTAtgctttttttaattgtaaCTGATTACTAATCGTTGTATTTCAGCTGAAGATTTTATGCACTGACACTGAATTCAAAGTGGCTGTAAACAAATCTCACCTTCTGGAATACAAACATCGCATTCGTGAGCTCAACCAGATCAACGCTCTTAGAATCTACAATGATGTCACCCTCCGATCTGTTAATGTGGAGACACTGGCATAAGATCATACTGGCATTTCTGGCATAGTTATTAGTATATTCAGTAACCTTGGTATGTTTATCAGTTCCTTTACCTCAAATAACTCATTTTTATTACTACCTTTTGTATTTACTACAAATTGTTTATCCTATTAATCCCCCACGCAAGTCTAGATgaggtttgtttttttaactggTGAGACTGGTGCAAGAATGGTGTAGTTATCTTTGCTGCCTCTAGGTGGGTCTGTTTAACTAAATTGAGTGTTTTCATAAGCTTCTGCATAAATCACTTTCAAAATAGGCTTTTGTTAGGGCTTTTCCAGTGCACacttttaattgtaaaatgGGCTATTTTATTGTCTGCTGTCTTGAGTGAACTGTggataaaaaatgcatttgtcaCTGTCTGGGAAAATGAAAAgataaatgtgcattttaagagTTTGGATTAGTGGCTAAGTGTGTATTAGGTGCCTTGATATATAATCGGATGAAGCTGAATTACTCACCCATGTTGGTCTATACATATTTAACCTACCTAAACCAATCAAATATGATCTCTGAACATAAACTGCCCattaaaagttaataaaaaatattgctcctatgtttgattttcttttgaCTAAATGTAAAGTTTGGTATATGCTGTAAccgtatattatttatataatttatatgttgttgttttttacttttttgcattttgtttttgtgtgttagcTGGTTCGTACTTATGCGAAATGACTGCTTTTAAgattatctaaaaaaaaaaaaaagaatgccaGACTTGAACAAAGGCTTTTGAAACATATAGAGATACGCCCATATTTGAGGAATACTGGGAAGGATTTCAGGGGCGTGGGAGCTTATTTATGATCACCTCCTGGAATTCTCGTCTCCTGTCTTCAGTCTGTGTGTGCACCATCAACAACACCAAAAACCAGGTACAGTTGACTATTCTTgtggtttttgttttgatgttaatATATTTGAGGTTCTTTTGTGTATTtgcatatcaaaatgttttgacaaatacatgtaaatgtatttattcacgTAGCTTATGAGTGTGTTTTTGCCTAATCCAAAAACAAAAGTACGTGAACCTGTCACGCTGCGATGAAAGCCAAATGAGCAGTGCAGATATTGGACATTTTTAAAAGATACAAGATAGGCTTGTGTTTACTTGGACTTTTGCTAGCTTTAAATAAGTAAGTCTTTACAGACCTGGTAAAACTCACAGGCCTAGAAGCGTGTTGTTAACATGTCTAAACTTGTGGTTGATGAGTCAGAATTGCCCAGCGCTATATTGTTGTCTGAGGTATACTCAGTTTGTAGTTGCAGTTTGACTTTGTACATATTTGATACAAACGGAGAAAAAAGTTTTAATGTACCTACTTTATCTACTTCATGTGAAAAAATCCATTCCATTATAATATTATGATCTAATATCTGTTGTGGTCATCATGCATCTCctctggctcattattctcatgaTGGCCGGGCCAGTGGGTGTGGTGGGTGGTGTCAGAATGAGTTATCCACATatcatattttcacattttttgctgtgtttaGACAGCCCGCGAGGGGAGCATCATGGGAGCACATGGTGCACTTTTACAGAATCAGAAATATCATGACTAATTTAGCTGTTATGTAAAGTTCTACAGAACTACAGAATTGTGATGAGAAACTAAATTTTTtccctcaaaaataaaaaagctcttcaAATATTCTTTTAGAAAatcagctgttataaaatatagCAATAAAGCATCTCTCTGTCTTGTTTTCAGGTATCATGAATGTAAGTACATCTTAGTCCTCAATAATTCTATTTGTCTTGTTCAATACAGCAAATACCAATTAACATccaacaacagtttattttacGTTCCATCGCAGCTTTCAGATGCTCTTGATGATTTTCCAAATCAAAACAACCAAGCTGGAGGTCCTATATGGCCTGGCCAACCGACCAATCCCACCTGGCCTAGCCAACCGGCCAATCCCACCTGGCCCGGCCAACCGGCCAATCCCACCTGGCCCGGCCAACCAAATATGCCTGCCTGGCCCGGTCAGCCAAACCAACCAGCTCAGCCAACCTGGCCGGGTCAGCCCGGACAGCCTGGAGCTCCAGGGTGGCCTGGACCTGTCCCACAAACTGGCCCTTACGGTGTTCCAGAACAACCTTCAAAGCCACTGGTGAGATGATTTCACTGTGTTTGGATATGAACAAACAGCCAGTGTTCTTATTGTTTCATTTAGCTTATAATACAAATGAACTATAGAAGGGTTAAGCTATATGTGTAACAAGCCATTGATTCATTTTGATgtttaattgttatttttaattattatacattttctcTTTGCAAGACTGTGCCCTTTGACATGTCTTTAACCAATGGAGCGTATAACAAAATGCTTATCACCATTAATGGAGAAGTCAAGGCCAATGCTAAACAGTAAGTACAACACACGCTACAGAGTATAACACACAAAGATCtgtcataaataaacaataaaaatacatcagAAATTGTTGATCAGTTCTTAAAATTAGGTAGTTATAGAGGAAAAGTTACAAAAATGGCTACAAAAGAGGGACGATTTTGCGTCAAGTTGACCTACGGTAGATCATCACCATGATTGTGATTCACCTCCATTTGTCAGTGTACTGCGATGTCCTAGTGTACTAATCCATgcgtgttttgtttttcctctGATTAGTTTCACTGTTAATCTAAATAAAGGCAAAGACATTGCACTTCATTTAAACCCTCGCTTCAATGAAGAAGGGAGGAAAGTGATCGTGAGAAACAGTTTGATTGCAAACCAATGGGGACGAGAAGAGAGACAATGCCCCTCCTTTCCTTTTGTTCAAGGAAAGCCTTTTGAGGTGAGACATCGAACCAAatctttgttttcattattacaGCT
This genomic window from Triplophysa rosa linkage group LG10, Trosa_1v2, whole genome shotgun sequence contains:
- the lgals3b gene encoding galectin-3b — its product is MTCYILFDVPLQPPNPAWPGQPPNPAWPGQPPNPAWPGQPANPAWPGQPAMSAWPGQPNQPAQATWPGQPGQPGAPGWPGPVPQTAPYGVPEPPKPLTVPYELPLVNGAHNKMLVTINGEVQPNAKLITIDMKKGNDIALHLNPRFDERGKQVIVRNSLIGNGWGREERQIPSFPFVKGKPFELKILCTDTEFKVAVNKSHLLEYKHRIRELNQINALRIYNDVTLRSVNVETLLVRILGRISGAWELIYDHLLEFSSPVFSLCVHHQQHQKPGIMNLSDALDDFPNQNNQAGGPIWPGQPTNPTWPSQPANPTWPGQPANPTWPGQPNMPAWPGQPNQPAQPTWPGQPGQPGAPGWPGPVPQTGPYGVPEQPSKPLTVPFDMSLTNGAYNKMLITINGEVKANAKHFTVNLNKGKDIALHLNPRFNEEGRKVIVRNSLIANQWGREERQCPSFPFVQGKPFELKILCTDTEFRVAVNKTHLLEFKHRVRELNQIKSLAVYNDVTLKSVNVETVQ